In Polyodon spathula isolate WHYD16114869_AA chromosome 47, ASM1765450v1, whole genome shotgun sequence, a single window of DNA contains:
- the LOC121306352 gene encoding histone H2B 5-like, with protein sequence MPEPKAAPAPKKGSKKAVAKNQPKGGKKRRKSRKESYAIYVYKVLKQVHPDTGISSKAMGIMNSFVNDVFERIAGESSRLAHYNKRSTITSREIQTAVRLLLPGELAKHAVSEGTKAVTKYTSSK encoded by the coding sequence ATGCCAGAACCGAAAGCTGCACCCGCGCCGAAGAAAGGCTCCAAGAAGGCTGTTGCTAAGAACCAGCCTAAGGGAGGAAAGAAGCGCAGAAAGAGCAGGAAGGAGAGCTACGCGATCTACGTGTACAAAGTGCTGAAGCAGGTCCACCCCGACACCGGCATCTCCTCCAAAGCGATGGGCATCATGAACTCGTTCGTCAACGACGTTTTCGAGCGCATTGCCGGCGAGTCGTCCCGCCTGGCTCACTACAACAAGCGCTCCACCATCACTTCCCGGGAGATCCAGACAGCCGTGCGCCTCCTGCTGCCCGGAGAGCTGGCCAAGCACGCCGTgtctgagggcaccaaggccgtCACCAAGTACACCAGCTCCAAGTAA
- the LOC121306355 gene encoding histone H4 → MSGRGKGGKGLGKGGAKRHRKVLRDNIQGITKPAIRRLARRGGVKRISGLIYEETRGVLKVFLENVIRDAVTYTEHAKRKTVTAMDVVYALKRQGRTLYGFGG, encoded by the coding sequence ATGTCTGGTCGTGGCAAGGGAGGTAAAGGACTCGGGAAAGGAGGCGCTAAGCGTCATCGCAAAGTGCTCCGTGATAACATCCAGGGCATCACCAAGCCTGCTATCCGCCGCCTGGCTCGCCGCGGAGGAGTGAAGCGAATCTCCGGGCTGATCTATGAGGAGACCCGCGGGGTGCTGAAGGTGTTCCTGGAGAATGTGATCCGGGATGCCGTCACCTACACCGAGCACGCCAAGAGAAAGACCGTCACCGCTATGGATGTGGTGTACGCGCTGAAGCGCCAGGGGCGCACTCTCTACGGGTTCGGGGGCTAG
- the LOC121306347 gene encoding histone H2B 5-like — protein MPEPKAAPAPKKGSKKAVAKSQPKGGKKRRKSRKESYAIYVYKVLKQVHPDTGISSKAMGIMNSFVNDIFERIAGESSRLAHYNKRSTITSREIQTAVRLLLPGELAKHAVSEGTKAVTKYTSSK, from the coding sequence ATGCCAGAACCGAAAGCTGCACCCGCGCCGAAGAAAGGCTCCAAGAAGGCTGTTGCCAAGAGCCAGCCTAAGGGAGGAAAGAAGCGCAGAAAGAGCAGGAAGGAGAGCTACGCGATCTACGTGTACAAAGTGCTGAAGCAGGTCCACCCCGACACCGGCATCTCTTCCAAAGCGATGGGCATCATGAACTCGTTCGTCAACGACATTTTCGAGCGCATCGCCGGCGAGTCGTCCCGCCTGGCTCACTACAACAAGCGCTCCACCATCACTTCCCGGGAGATCCAGACAGCCGTGCGCCTCCTGCTGCCCGGAGAGCTGGCCAAGCACGCCGTgtctgagggcaccaaggccgtCACCAAGTACACCAGCTCCAAGTAA